From Rudanella lutea DSM 19387, a single genomic window includes:
- a CDS encoding SusD/RagB family nutrient-binding outer membrane lipoprotein, which produces MKPVIKRLTLFGLTALMLSSCGEFEELNSNPDAAVRATAPMLATGLILNITEGTVSGQKGFLSPHFLSKSVIYTEFAEDLQYNYLGRASFDGLPTLTNVEKMISFSPPDAYKNSYTALGKFVRAWKFFELTMRVGDIPYSDALKGESNVIAPKYDTQKQVFVGILNELDEADKLFAQGVKFDGDPVYGGDVTKWRKLVNTFELYVLTNLYKKTGEADLRVVDRFKEIVNTRPIFQSNADNFQLVYSDKAGQRYPFFKLGNPSVIYPMVSEVLIGKLKDLDDRRLFYYANPSPVQIAAGKSMSDYAAYKGTDPSMIYSDITKIFSTKDYSPLNSRYTELANAEPVALVSFAQLKFMLAEATVRGWISGTPAATYYNDGIRAAMQFTANYTPDNALYHHNMKITDAYITTYLASDKVKLAGTNEKQIEQIVTQSYLSTYLQAPFHAFFENRRTGYPAFPINPASNSNTPSNKMPVRWLYPQKELDYNTENVKQAIASQYGGSDDFNQAMWILK; this is translated from the coding sequence ATGAAACCAGTTATAAAACGATTGACGCTCTTTGGCCTGACTGCCCTGATGCTGAGCAGCTGCGGAGAGTTTGAAGAACTTAACTCAAACCCCGATGCGGCCGTGCGGGCTACCGCGCCTATGCTGGCCACGGGGCTGATTCTGAATATCACCGAGGGGACTGTGAGCGGGCAGAAAGGGTTTCTGTCTCCGCATTTCCTGAGTAAGTCGGTGATATACACCGAATTTGCCGAGGATTTGCAGTATAATTATCTCGGCCGGGCGAGCTTCGACGGATTGCCGACGCTCACTAACGTCGAGAAAATGATCTCGTTTTCGCCCCCTGATGCCTATAAAAATTCGTACACGGCACTGGGTAAGTTTGTACGGGCCTGGAAGTTTTTTGAGCTGACCATGCGTGTGGGCGACATTCCGTACTCGGATGCCCTCAAAGGCGAGTCGAACGTAATTGCGCCGAAGTACGACACCCAGAAACAGGTGTTTGTGGGGATTCTGAATGAGCTCGACGAAGCTGACAAACTATTTGCGCAGGGCGTAAAATTTGACGGTGACCCGGTGTACGGGGGCGACGTAACGAAGTGGCGCAAGCTGGTCAATACCTTTGAATTGTACGTACTGACCAACCTGTACAAGAAAACAGGCGAAGCTGACCTGCGGGTAGTCGACCGGTTTAAGGAGATTGTCAACACGCGGCCCATCTTCCAGAGCAATGCCGATAATTTCCAGCTGGTTTACTCCGATAAGGCTGGTCAGCGGTACCCGTTCTTCAAGCTGGGCAATCCCTCGGTCATTTACCCGATGGTGTCCGAAGTACTGATCGGGAAGCTTAAAGACCTGGACGACCGGCGGTTGTTTTACTACGCCAACCCCTCACCCGTGCAGATTGCGGCCGGTAAGTCGATGAGCGACTATGCCGCGTACAAAGGCACCGATCCGTCGATGATTTATTCGGACATCACGAAAATCTTCTCGACTAAAGATTATTCGCCCCTCAACAGCCGCTATACTGAGTTAGCCAACGCCGAGCCGGTTGCACTGGTGAGTTTTGCGCAGCTAAAGTTCATGCTTGCTGAGGCAACTGTGCGGGGCTGGATTTCGGGAACGCCCGCGGCTACCTATTACAACGACGGAATTCGGGCGGCCATGCAGTTTACAGCGAATTACACCCCCGACAACGCACTCTATCACCACAACATGAAGATTACCGATGCGTACATCACGACGTATCTGGCTTCGGATAAGGTGAAACTGGCGGGTACAAACGAGAAGCAGATCGAGCAGATTGTGACGCAGAGCTACCTCAGTACCTACCTGCAGGCACCGTTCCACGCGTTTTTCGAAAACCGGCGGACCGGCTACCCGGCGTTCCCGATCAACCCGGCTTCGAACAGCAACACGCCTTCGAACAAGATGCCGGTGCGGTGGCTGTACCCACAGAAAGAGCTGGATTACAACACCGAGAATGTAAAACAGGCGATCGCCAGTCAGTACGGCGGCAGCGACGATTTCAATCAGGCTATGTGGATTTTAAAATAG
- a CDS encoding SusC/RagA family TonB-linked outer membrane protein, with the protein MKSFLNEWVPRRASLRVLIPHLLFLTLLCQIALAADGQSQQIFGRRITLKVDGKELKTVLTQIESQADVKFAYSRQVVNPNRLVSLNVNQATLAETLDRLLKPLSVSYDYVSGRILLTAGANPAKTTGSVETAPSADVVVTGQVKDAQTNAPLPGVNVAVKGTMRGTTTDASGNYRLSVAGSNEILIFSFIGYVTKEELVGSRTEINVTLADDQKQLDEVVVTALGVKREERSLGYAVQKVSGATLQTVKGLNVATSLTGRVSGLWVRNSTEFNEAPTLSLRGETPLLVIDGVPYGNMNLSNIPQDDIESIDVLKGPTAAALYGSRGGSGAVIVTTKRGAGSKGLTVTVNSNNMVNAGFLMLPEVQTGYSAGLGGNYDPTDYVWGAKLDIGLKAMQLNPETKQMELMELQSRGKNNFRDFLVPGMVTNNNISISQTGENGSFRASLTHIYNKGQYPNLKSNAFNFALSGDMKVGNAFTLSSQVGYNRKTAPQIFGSGYSAQGYIYNILMWMGPEYDLSKYQDYWLIPNERQNWHYKAWYDNPYMMAYEKLNGIEQNKMNANLTATLALFPGAKLIVRPGFDWYQNDETKRNPPNILSTRGWDAAGLYSLDKRSGYSFNGDAILTYNKTVGAFAVDALAGGTMYRWTDQGLYSATRGGIVIPGFYSLNNSVERPNVSTFTNRKQVNSLFAKATLSYQNRLFLDVTGRNDWSSTMPRISRSYFYPSVGGSVVISEFTDALPTWLDFWKVRGSWTMSKSDLGVYATNQTYGTVTADWDNFNSAVYPTTIRGGAVNPETNRTWEIGTSAYFLGKRFKFDAAYFDKYNYNIQRSANISSASGFTTTLINIDETYVRRGVELSLDAAVMKRANFGWDAVANYSYNHRYFKTLDPTYSAKNSWTTAGGRTDTYTGRVWVTDPTGNVVHRTNGLPLQSDYSYLYGYTDPKFVWGLSNNIRWNNFRFGVSFDGRVGGVLNNYSAFKMWDTGSHPDSDNFWRYDEVVNKNKSYVGTGVVVTSGEVKYDNFGNITSDTRQFAKNETKVSYQDYARAYGDGTRGVTNATFLKLRELSIGYNVPAAVARRFGARSATISFTGQNVWMWAKAFRFADPDKADDTQLTSPSVRYVGGNLQLTF; encoded by the coding sequence ATGAAGTCATTTTTAAACGAGTGGGTGCCCCGACGGGCTTCGCTACGAGTTCTTATCCCGCATTTACTTTTTCTGACCTTGTTGTGTCAGATCGCCCTCGCTGCCGACGGGCAGTCGCAGCAGATTTTTGGGCGTCGAATCACCCTGAAAGTCGACGGTAAAGAACTGAAAACGGTGTTGACCCAGATCGAGAGTCAGGCCGATGTCAAGTTTGCCTACAGTCGGCAGGTGGTTAACCCCAACCGGCTGGTATCGCTCAACGTGAATCAGGCCACTCTCGCCGAAACCCTCGACCGGTTGCTCAAGCCCCTGTCGGTTTCGTACGATTACGTATCAGGCCGGATTCTGCTCACGGCCGGTGCTAACCCCGCCAAAACCACAGGCTCTGTGGAGACTGCCCCCTCGGCCGATGTGGTGGTGACGGGTCAGGTAAAAGATGCACAAACCAATGCCCCTCTGCCGGGCGTGAACGTTGCGGTGAAAGGAACCATGCGCGGGACCACGACCGATGCGAGCGGTAACTACCGGTTGTCGGTAGCAGGTAGCAACGAGATACTTATTTTTTCGTTCATCGGGTACGTAACCAAAGAGGAATTAGTGGGGTCGCGGACTGAAATCAACGTGACGCTTGCCGACGATCAGAAGCAACTCGACGAGGTGGTGGTAACGGCCCTCGGTGTAAAACGCGAAGAGCGTTCGCTGGGCTACGCCGTGCAAAAAGTAAGCGGGGCCACGTTGCAGACGGTAAAAGGCCTGAACGTAGCTACGTCGCTGACAGGCCGTGTGTCGGGCTTGTGGGTGCGCAACAGCACCGAGTTCAACGAAGCGCCCACGCTCTCGCTCCGGGGCGAAACTCCACTGCTCGTGATTGATGGTGTGCCGTACGGCAACATGAACCTGAGCAACATTCCGCAGGATGATATCGAAAGTATCGACGTGCTGAAAGGCCCTACGGCTGCGGCCCTCTACGGCTCGCGTGGGGGCAGTGGGGCCGTTATCGTGACCACCAAGCGGGGCGCGGGCTCCAAAGGGCTCACCGTGACGGTGAACTCCAACAACATGGTGAATGCAGGCTTTCTGATGCTGCCCGAAGTGCAGACGGGCTACAGCGCCGGCCTGGGTGGTAACTACGATCCTACCGACTACGTATGGGGTGCCAAGCTCGACATCGGCCTCAAAGCCATGCAGTTGAACCCCGAAACGAAGCAGATGGAACTCATGGAGCTGCAATCGCGGGGTAAAAATAACTTCCGGGACTTTCTGGTGCCGGGCATGGTGACCAACAACAACATCAGCATCAGTCAAACGGGTGAAAACGGCAGTTTCCGGGCGTCGCTGACTCACATTTATAACAAAGGGCAATACCCGAACCTGAAATCGAACGCGTTCAATTTTGCCCTCAGTGGCGACATGAAAGTGGGCAATGCCTTCACCCTGTCGAGTCAGGTGGGCTATAACCGCAAAACGGCCCCCCAGATTTTCGGGTCGGGTTACAGCGCACAGGGCTACATCTACAACATTCTGATGTGGATGGGCCCCGAATATGATCTGAGCAAGTACCAGGACTACTGGCTCATCCCGAACGAGCGGCAAAACTGGCACTACAAAGCCTGGTACGACAACCCGTACATGATGGCTTACGAAAAACTCAACGGAATTGAGCAGAACAAGATGAACGCCAACCTGACGGCTACGCTTGCCTTGTTTCCGGGGGCTAAGCTGATTGTGCGGCCTGGTTTTGATTGGTATCAGAACGACGAAACGAAGCGTAACCCGCCCAATATTCTCTCGACACGGGGCTGGGATGCCGCCGGTCTGTACTCGCTCGACAAGCGGTCGGGCTACAGCTTCAACGGCGACGCTATCCTGACGTATAACAAAACGGTCGGTGCGTTTGCCGTCGACGCCCTCGCGGGGGGAACCATGTACCGCTGGACCGATCAGGGTCTGTACAGTGCTACCCGGGGTGGTATCGTGATTCCGGGCTTCTACTCGCTGAACAACTCGGTAGAGCGCCCCAACGTGAGTACGTTTACCAACCGCAAGCAGGTGAACAGCTTGTTTGCCAAGGCGACTCTGTCGTACCAAAACCGGCTCTTCCTCGACGTAACGGGCCGCAATGACTGGAGCTCGACCATGCCCCGCATTTCGCGTTCGTACTTCTACCCCTCGGTGGGTGGTAGTGTGGTCATTAGCGAATTTACCGACGCTCTGCCTACCTGGCTCGATTTCTGGAAAGTGCGCGGCTCGTGGACCATGTCGAAAAGCGACCTTGGTGTGTATGCCACCAACCAAACCTACGGCACCGTTACGGCCGACTGGGATAACTTCAACTCAGCCGTGTACCCAACCACCATCCGGGGTGGGGCCGTAAACCCCGAAACCAACCGGACGTGGGAAATCGGTACATCGGCCTACTTCCTGGGCAAGCGTTTCAAGTTCGATGCGGCATACTTCGACAAGTATAACTACAACATTCAGCGGAGTGCCAACATCTCGTCGGCTTCGGGTTTTACCACCACGCTCATCAACATCGACGAGACCTACGTGCGCCGGGGGGTAGAGCTGAGCCTCGACGCGGCTGTGATGAAGCGGGCCAACTTTGGCTGGGATGCCGTGGCTAACTATTCGTACAACCACCGCTATTTTAAAACTCTCGACCCAACCTATTCGGCTAAAAACAGCTGGACAACCGCTGGCGGCCGTACCGATACGTACACGGGCCGTGTGTGGGTGACCGACCCGACGGGCAATGTGGTACACCGGACCAATGGCCTGCCGTTGCAGAGCGACTATAGCTACCTCTACGGCTACACCGATCCCAAGTTTGTGTGGGGTTTGTCGAACAACATCCGCTGGAACAACTTCCGGTTTGGCGTTAGCTTCGATGGTCGCGTGGGCGGGGTGCTCAACAATTACTCGGCGTTTAAAATGTGGGATACCGGCTCGCACCCTGATTCAGACAATTTCTGGCGGTACGATGAGGTCGTGAACAAGAACAAGTCGTATGTGGGTACGGGCGTAGTGGTTACCTCAGGTGAAGTGAAGTACGACAACTTCGGTAACATCACGAGCGATACCCGGCAGTTTGCCAAAAACGAAACCAAAGTGTCGTATCAGGACTACGCCCGCGCCTACGGCGATGGTACCCGTGGGGTGACGAATGCTACATTCCTGAAACTGCGCGAATTGTCAATTGGCTACAACGTGCCAGCGGCCGTGGCCCGGCGTTTCGGAGCCCGCTCGGCAACCATCTCGTTTACCGGACAGAATGTCTGGATGTGGGCGAAAGCATTCCGGTTTGCCGACCCCGACAAGGCTGACGATACCCAGCTGACATCGCCCTCGGTCCGGTACGTAGGGGGTAACCTCCAGCTGACGTTCTAA
- a CDS encoding FecR family protein — MNEQSYTVDDFLQDDYFVRWVLQPDAQSDQYWLAVADRSPEVADTLAQAAERVRQLAEAERRPIDPQTLAEVWSRIEAQTAPRPRVYAIGRRQWVAAAACIALVGFGVGVYGWFTRQAQAPLQAIHQQYQNKTDKPVWHQLPDSSWVSLAPASTLTYTENPGKSRRDVRLRGEAYFDVRRDTTRPFRVTAGPTFTQVLGTSFWVKMKPEARAVEVDVLSGKVSVGEAGRAPAGAEKPAPVTLLPNQRAVYTAQNRTLTTGLVNNPVTLAEVQSNQLFADVPIPDIMARLSQLYGIPIQIQGNGLRTCTFTGDLNQIPFFQKLQLVCRSVGARYRVEQTVVRIEGGRCNKNVMPGQ, encoded by the coding sequence ATGAACGAGCAATCCTATACCGTCGACGATTTTTTGCAGGACGATTACTTTGTGCGCTGGGTGCTGCAGCCCGATGCACAGAGTGATCAATACTGGTTGGCAGTGGCAGATCGTTCGCCCGAAGTAGCCGATACGCTTGCGCAGGCCGCCGAACGGGTACGTCAACTGGCCGAAGCCGAGCGCCGGCCGATTGATCCCCAAACCCTGGCTGAGGTCTGGAGCCGGATAGAGGCCCAAACAGCTCCCCGGCCACGCGTGTACGCTATTGGCCGACGCCAATGGGTGGCTGCTGCGGCCTGTATCGCATTGGTTGGGTTTGGCGTTGGCGTCTACGGGTGGTTCACCCGGCAGGCTCAGGCACCCTTGCAAGCCATACACCAACAGTACCAAAACAAGACCGATAAGCCCGTATGGCACCAACTGCCCGATAGCTCGTGGGTGTCGCTGGCACCGGCTAGCACGCTCACCTATACCGAGAATCCGGGGAAAAGCCGCCGGGATGTCCGGCTCAGGGGCGAAGCGTATTTCGATGTTCGGCGTGATACGACGCGTCCGTTTCGGGTAACCGCCGGGCCAACGTTCACGCAGGTGTTGGGTACGAGTTTCTGGGTTAAAATGAAGCCTGAAGCCCGGGCTGTGGAGGTCGACGTGTTATCGGGAAAAGTATCGGTAGGGGAGGCCGGGCGTGCGCCGGCGGGAGCCGAAAAGCCTGCTCCGGTAACCCTGCTGCCTAATCAGCGAGCCGTGTACACGGCCCAAAATCGTACCCTGACAACGGGCCTTGTCAACAATCCGGTAACATTGGCTGAGGTTCAAAGTAACCAACTGTTTGCCGATGTTCCTATTCCAGACATCATGGCTCGATTGAGCCAACTTTACGGAATACCCATTCAGATTCAGGGCAATGGATTGCGTACATGCACCTTTACTGGCGATCTGAACCAGATTCCATTTTTTCAAAAGCTTCAGTTGGTATGCCGTTCGGTGGGGGCCCGGTACCGGGTTGAGCAGACGGTTGTCCGGATTGAAGGCGGAAGATGTAACAAAAACGTAATGCCCGGCCAATAG
- a CDS encoding RNA polymerase sigma factor produces the protein MLDQNLSAESDAQLWQHLRAHSHAALATMYGRYGEALIQYGYRLTDDEHLVKDCVQDLFIELWNRRLFIAPEVQNLRLYLLGALRHKLTKAIRGQQRHVGWTDASEGAFPHFSPEQALIQTQHEEGQRERLQQAIARLAPRQQEVIHLRFFHNLSHAEMAAVMNMQSQSVRNLLHGALNRLRELVLPYVHLALLLVAEWIG, from the coding sequence ATGCTGGATCAGAATCTTTCAGCCGAGTCGGACGCACAGTTGTGGCAGCATTTGCGGGCTCATTCGCATGCAGCCCTGGCGACTATGTACGGGCGTTACGGGGAGGCACTGATTCAATATGGTTATCGACTAACCGACGACGAGCACCTGGTGAAAGACTGCGTGCAGGACCTGTTTATAGAGCTCTGGAACCGACGTCTGTTCATCGCACCTGAGGTGCAAAACCTTCGGCTGTATTTGCTGGGGGCTCTGCGGCATAAACTGACCAAAGCAATTCGGGGGCAACAACGCCATGTGGGCTGGACGGATGCTTCTGAGGGGGCCTTTCCCCATTTCTCACCCGAACAGGCCTTGATCCAAACCCAGCACGAAGAAGGGCAGCGCGAACGCCTGCAACAGGCAATTGCCCGGCTGGCTCCACGTCAGCAAGAGGTCATTCATCTGCGTTTTTTTCATAATCTCAGCCATGCCGAAATGGCCGCCGTCATGAACATGCAGTCACAGTCGGTACGAAACCTGCTGCACGGAGCCCTCAATCGCCTGCGCGAGTTGGTCTTGCCGTATGTGCATCTGGCCCTGTTGCTGGTAGCTGAGTGGATAGGCTAA
- a CDS encoding TetR/AcrR family transcriptional regulator — protein MKVNDSSIPSPELSTADRIIEAAMALFFRYGYSRVVVDDIVRELAISKKTVYNHFGGKSEILNAGIDRFARRFQQRADEIVDNVDLSLRQKLNAYLQHIGESFSRVSKDFWEDLKRSEPTAYRRTVDFRRDMQLRYLTQLVEEGVRVGYIRNDESRNLAIIMFISTVGQLTDADFLGQFPDDITRSIPATTTERIDQVLSILLRGILTDKFYQE, from the coding sequence ATGAAAGTAAACGATTCATCCATTCCTTCCCCCGAGCTTAGCACAGCAGACCGGATTATCGAGGCTGCTATGGCCTTGTTTTTCCGGTATGGCTATAGCCGGGTTGTAGTCGATGATATTGTGCGGGAACTGGCAATCAGTAAAAAAACGGTGTATAATCATTTCGGGGGAAAATCCGAGATTCTCAACGCTGGCATCGACCGATTTGCCCGGCGGTTTCAGCAACGCGCCGACGAGATTGTCGACAACGTTGACCTGTCGCTCCGGCAAAAGTTAAATGCTTATTTACAGCATATTGGCGAAAGTTTTTCACGCGTTTCAAAAGATTTCTGGGAAGATCTAAAACGCTCTGAGCCAACCGCATACCGACGAACCGTTGACTTCCGGCGTGACATGCAGCTTCGGTATTTGACCCAACTGGTTGAAGAGGGAGTTCGGGTTGGGTATATCCGGAATGATGAGTCGCGCAATTTGGCCATTATTATGTTTATCAGCACAGTTGGCCAATTGACGGATGCCGATTTTCTGGGGCAATTCCCCGACGATATTACCCGCTCCATTCCGGCTACCACCACCGAACGCATTGATCAGGTGCTGAGCATTTTGTTACGGGGTATCCTGACTGATAAATTCTATCAGGAATAG
- a CDS encoding TolC family protein — protein MKPKPIFAFLLGLSLSNGSMAQPTPPTRQMLMEQALNKSYALANNTAEQRKVQLEKQALKNAYLPELTLNPTYTHLDRDISITVPRLPYQPLPKEVYSGPYEFSQQLQPRNILKATAQANMLLFSGTKIPTLYKALSFKQQAVQAIADKDRMAVIRDVALAYDQLALIAQSERVLDEADKRLAEGVRFINKAVKEGLATPYDRSKVELAVQDLAAKRVDLNGKRQLALARLTQLTGTPADQLAGIRPELTRLVADTVSSSVENRPELKSLALASEATRYRQKATLAAYLPQVYAFGKNELYRKDLSAIEPYWYVGVGVRWTLFDRFTARTERRTAEQDLLIAQNNLDQTRDLLTLNLQKTQTELLTANQLADVATQKVTLARKALDIATKQYEQGLIRITERLEAETDYQKAELDYAQAVANQRAAQVGQLEATGTLTIADIR, from the coding sequence ATGAAACCGAAACCAATATTCGCTTTTCTGCTGGGGTTGAGCCTGTCAAACGGGAGTATGGCGCAACCGACGCCCCCAACCCGGCAAATGCTTATGGAGCAGGCTCTGAACAAGAGCTACGCCCTGGCCAACAATACCGCTGAGCAACGTAAAGTGCAGTTGGAGAAACAGGCGCTCAAAAATGCGTATCTGCCCGAGCTTACCCTCAACCCGACCTACACGCACCTCGACCGCGATATTTCAATTACGGTACCTCGCCTGCCGTACCAGCCCCTGCCCAAAGAGGTGTACAGTGGCCCGTACGAGTTTAGTCAGCAATTGCAGCCGCGTAACATTCTGAAGGCCACCGCGCAAGCCAATATGCTCCTGTTCTCAGGCACCAAAATTCCGACACTATACAAAGCCCTGTCGTTCAAGCAACAGGCCGTGCAGGCCATAGCCGATAAAGACCGCATGGCCGTGATTCGCGATGTGGCTTTAGCCTACGATCAACTGGCTCTCATTGCGCAGTCGGAACGGGTACTCGACGAAGCCGACAAGCGCCTGGCCGAAGGAGTCCGGTTTATCAATAAAGCCGTTAAAGAAGGTCTGGCGACGCCGTATGACCGCAGCAAAGTCGAACTGGCCGTGCAGGATTTGGCCGCCAAACGCGTCGATCTGAACGGCAAACGTCAGTTAGCGTTGGCCCGACTTACCCAACTGACTGGCACGCCCGCGGATCAGCTGGCGGGTATCCGCCCCGAACTGACGCGTCTCGTAGCCGACACCGTATCCAGCTCAGTCGAGAACCGGCCCGAACTAAAATCACTGGCCCTGGCAAGCGAAGCTACCCGGTACCGCCAAAAAGCAACTCTGGCAGCCTACCTGCCGCAGGTTTACGCATTCGGCAAAAACGAACTGTATCGAAAAGACCTCTCGGCCATTGAACCGTACTGGTATGTGGGCGTAGGCGTTCGCTGGACGTTGTTCGACCGGTTTACGGCCCGCACCGAGCGCCGAACCGCCGAACAGGACCTGCTCATTGCCCAGAATAACCTCGATCAAACCCGCGACTTATTGACGCTCAACCTTCAAAAAACGCAAACGGAGCTGCTCACAGCCAATCAGTTGGCCGATGTGGCAACCCAAAAAGTGACGCTGGCCCGCAAGGCGCTCGACATTGCGACCAAACAGTACGAGCAGGGCCTGATCCGCATTACGGAACGGCTCGAAGCCGAAACCGACTACCAGAAAGCCGAACTCGACTACGCACAGGCAGTAGCCAATCAGCGGGCGGCTCAGGTCGGGCAGCTCGAAGCAACTGGTACGTTAACCATCGCCGACATACGCTAA
- a CDS encoding HlyD family secretion protein, giving the protein MKPYFLPILSLFTLSLTSCQPEQPRTDELEGKVKKETVGVTAKVPGRITQLLVKEGDVVTKGQVVARIDIPEAEAKLLQAQGAFTSAKAQYEMALRGATPNERRQADAALTAAREQADLAEKSFKRVQHMYQDSLISAQQYDEMLAKYGSARAQLNGTQAKRDEVDGRIRAERIRMAYGDMLRAEGALKEVQAAIREKVIVAPQAMTIESISLHEGELAPAGYTVMTGYDNSRTYLRFTVSEKEVGPFQKGQVYTVKLPYAPDQSVTARLVTVKELSAYAARTTSYPAYELGEATYELKLIPTDPNQQDKLLSNQTVLLPRR; this is encoded by the coding sequence ATGAAACCGTATTTTTTGCCTATTCTGAGCCTCTTCACCCTTTCGCTCACGAGTTGCCAACCCGAGCAACCCCGCACCGACGAGCTGGAGGGAAAAGTGAAAAAAGAGACCGTTGGCGTAACGGCCAAAGTCCCCGGCCGCATCACCCAACTCTTAGTAAAAGAAGGGGATGTGGTTACGAAAGGGCAAGTTGTAGCCCGGATCGACATTCCCGAAGCCGAGGCCAAACTGCTGCAGGCACAGGGGGCTTTCACCTCGGCAAAGGCGCAATACGAAATGGCGTTGCGTGGGGCTACCCCCAACGAGCGTCGGCAGGCCGATGCCGCTCTCACAGCCGCCCGCGAACAGGCCGACTTAGCCGAAAAAAGCTTTAAACGAGTGCAACACATGTACCAGGACTCGCTTATTTCGGCTCAGCAGTACGACGAAATGCTGGCCAAATATGGGTCGGCACGGGCGCAGCTGAACGGTACACAGGCCAAGCGTGACGAAGTGGATGGGCGGATTCGGGCCGAGCGGATTCGGATGGCATACGGGGATATGCTCCGGGCCGAAGGAGCCCTGAAAGAGGTACAGGCGGCCATTCGGGAAAAAGTCATTGTGGCTCCGCAGGCAATGACCATCGAGAGTATCAGCCTGCACGAAGGCGAATTGGCTCCGGCGGGTTATACGGTGATGACCGGCTACGATAATAGCCGCACCTATTTGCGGTTCACAGTGAGCGAGAAAGAGGTTGGCCCCTTCCAAAAAGGTCAGGTTTACACCGTTAAACTGCCCTACGCGCCTGACCAATCGGTAACGGCCCGACTGGTGACGGTCAAGGAATTGAGCGCTTATGCAGCCCGCACCACCAGCTATCCAGCGTATGAGCTGGGCGAGGCTACCTACGAACTCAAACTCATCCCGACCGATCCTAACCAACAGGACAAGCTCTTATCCAATCAGACGGTGCTGTTGCCCCGTCGTTAA
- a CDS encoding ABC transporter permease yields MKAFFNLFLREFRQFSRNGVAMAVFLGGPVVFGLLVGYTYTNATVRNLPVAIVDLNGSALSDKVVDALGDTPTLQIKTVFRDEVAARKAFATGTYEAVVTIPAGFEGDVQQRRTPEIQVDLNMANILTANFVSRAVQTTLSTLNAGIEIEGLMKRGVPALEARNLFQAFSINNTRYFNPSGNYGYYMLPGVTGAIVQQVFLLVLALAFSKEFEENTFEEVTEQTRWSGVVLLAKTLPYWLMGAGVWAFVLGILFPLFRLPGFGSTSALLVLVAAFTLALTGLGILVSILIPNQLRATEILMILATPAFIISGYSWPASQMPVFLQQVAQAIPLTHYLSALRSVYFLGAPLSSIHPQVLILTLYGIGTLLLAWAALWWKMRKQEPVVVETVDDYQLM; encoded by the coding sequence ATGAAAGCCTTTTTTAATCTTTTTCTCCGCGAGTTTCGTCAGTTCTCGCGCAACGGGGTCGCGATGGCAGTGTTTCTGGGCGGCCCGGTGGTATTCGGGTTGCTGGTGGGATACACGTACACCAACGCGACTGTGCGCAATCTGCCGGTTGCGATTGTCGATCTGAACGGCTCGGCACTGAGCGATAAAGTAGTCGATGCCCTCGGTGACACCCCTACTCTCCAGATCAAAACCGTTTTTCGGGACGAGGTGGCCGCCCGCAAGGCGTTTGCTACAGGCACTTACGAAGCAGTGGTCACGATTCCGGCCGGCTTTGAAGGCGACGTACAACAGCGCCGGACACCCGAAATCCAGGTCGACCTCAATATGGCCAACATCCTGACGGCCAACTTTGTATCCCGGGCTGTGCAAACTACCCTGTCGACACTCAACGCCGGCATCGAAATCGAAGGCCTGATGAAACGGGGGGTACCCGCTCTGGAAGCCCGCAATCTGTTTCAGGCATTTAGCATCAACAACACCCGCTACTTCAACCCGTCGGGCAACTACGGCTACTACATGCTGCCGGGCGTTACGGGGGCAATTGTCCAGCAGGTTTTTTTACTGGTACTGGCGCTCGCATTTAGCAAAGAATTTGAAGAAAACACCTTTGAGGAGGTGACTGAGCAAACCCGTTGGTCGGGGGTGGTGCTGCTGGCCAAAACACTGCCGTACTGGCTCATGGGAGCGGGCGTGTGGGCGTTTGTGCTGGGAATTCTGTTCCCACTGTTTCGACTACCCGGCTTCGGGTCGACCTCGGCCCTGCTTGTGCTCGTTGCGGCTTTTACGCTCGCCTTAACGGGGCTGGGTATCCTGGTTAGCATTTTGATTCCGAACCAGTTGCGTGCCACCGAAATCCTGATGATTCTGGCCACCCCGGCCTTCATTATCAGCGGTTACTCGTGGCCTGCAAGTCAGATGCCGGTTTTTCTGCAACAGGTAGCTCAGGCGATTCCGCTGACGCACTACCTGAGCGCACTCCGTAGTGTCTATTTTCTGGGAGCGCCCCTATCGAGTATCCACCCGCAGGTACTTATCTTAACCCTGTACGGTATCGGAACCCTATTGCTCGCCTGGGCGGCTCTGTGGTGGAAAATGCGGAAACAAGAGCCGGTTGTGGTGGAAACGGTGGACGATTATCAACTAATGTAA